A single genomic interval of Planctomycetota bacterium harbors:
- the lysA gene encoding diaminopimelate decarboxylase — protein sequence MDWFQYRDGQLFCEEVNVDELAGKVGTPLYVYSRRTLEHHYDQIAKAFAELDPLICYSIKSCGNMHIVKLLAERGAGMDVVSGGELHRARAAGVPMSKIVYAGVGKTDAEIRQGLDAGIGYFNIESEAEFENISAIARAAGQHTQAALRVNPDVADPNTHAKTTTGKKETKFGVDIDRARRFFEKYGHDAHCRLRAIHLHIGSPIYSAEPYVLAIKKALDLIADLRGKGYTIDAIDIGGGYAADYESGKSPSYDTYAKDIVPLLRGQGLKVILEPGRTIAANAGILLSRVLYVKTGGRKKFVIVDSGMHHLVRPAMYDAFHFIWPTNVAPQQVPAKRAADPGNTGLEPADVVGPICETGDVLAKDRLMPMVARGDLLAIFTAGAYGMVMASHYNTMPNPAEVLVAGDSATIIRRRETYDDLLEAERRTQPV from the coding sequence ATGGACTGGTTTCAATATCGCGACGGCCAACTGTTTTGCGAAGAGGTGAACGTCGATGAGCTGGCCGGCAAGGTCGGCACGCCGCTGTATGTTTATTCCCGCCGCACGCTCGAGCATCACTACGACCAGATCGCCAAGGCCTTCGCCGAGCTTGATCCGCTCATCTGCTACTCGATCAAAAGCTGCGGGAACATGCACATCGTGAAGCTGCTGGCGGAGCGGGGCGCCGGCATGGACGTCGTCAGCGGGGGCGAACTGCACCGGGCGCGTGCGGCGGGCGTGCCCATGAGCAAGATCGTCTACGCCGGCGTGGGCAAGACCGACGCGGAAATCCGTCAGGGACTCGATGCCGGCATCGGCTACTTCAACATCGAATCCGAAGCCGAATTCGAGAACATCTCGGCGATCGCCCGCGCCGCCGGTCAGCACACGCAGGCCGCGCTCCGCGTCAACCCCGATGTCGCCGACCCCAACACGCACGCCAAAACGACGACCGGCAAGAAGGAAACGAAGTTCGGCGTCGACATCGACCGGGCCCGCCGCTTTTTCGAAAAGTATGGTCACGATGCGCACTGCCGCCTCCGCGCGATTCATCTGCACATCGGTTCTCCAATCTATTCCGCCGAACCTTACGTGCTGGCCATCAAAAAAGCCCTCGACCTGATCGCCGACCTGCGCGGCAAGGGCTACACCATCGACGCCATCGACATCGGCGGGGGCTACGCCGCGGACTACGAATCCGGCAAGTCGCCTTCGTATGACACCTACGCCAAGGACATCGTGCCGCTCCTGCGCGGGCAGGGGCTCAAGGTCATTCTCGAACCCGGCCGCACCATTGCCGCCAATGCGGGCATCCTGCTTTCGCGCGTGCTCTACGTGAAGACCGGCGGGCGCAAGAAGTTCGTCATCGTCGACAGCGGGATGCACCACCTTGTCCGCCCCGCGATGTACGACGCGTTCCACTTCATCTGGCCCACGAACGTCGCCCCGCAGCAGGTCCCCGCGAAGCGCGCCGCCGATCCGGGCAACACCGGCCTCGAGCCCGCCGACGTGGTGGGCCCCATCTGTGAAACCGGCGACGTGCTGGCGAAGGATCGGCTCATGCCCATGGTCGCGCGCGGCGACCTGCTGGCGATCTTCACCGCCGGCGCCTACGGCATGGTCATGGCCTCTCACTACAACACCATGCCCAACCCCGCCGAGGTCCTCGTCGCCGGCGACAGCGCGACCATCATCCGCCGCCGCGAAACCTACGACGACCTCCTCGAAGCCGAACGCCGGACGCAGCCGGTCTGA
- a CDS encoding MFS transporter, which produces MALLPRLKPQALHNAVRALRHRNYRLFFYGQGISLMGTWLQQVALPWLTFRITGSAFMLGLVGFLSQAPILALGPIAGVVSDRVRRHRLIMVTQTLAMIQAFVLAALTLSGHIQVWQIIVLSITLGCIAAFDIPSRQAFMLQMIDDRQDIGNAIALNSSLVNLARMIGPAIGAALIGVAGEGVCFAINGATYIAAIAALMMMRLNPVAIARKKESLFASFRDGFDFTYGFPPIRALMLLLTMASITGMCFTTLMPVYAKDILGGDESTYSFLMGASGLGALIGAGYLTMRPGVLGLGKFLPMGCGLLGVSMIVFSMTSNIYVAALMRLFGSMGIVTQMAASNTILQTVVDDERRGRVMSFFSMAFIGMAPFGALLGGFLAEPEHLGPRWTVMCVGIVSLVAAGLFLTQFRRLRALMLPVYAKLGHHLPQPVEVEADDA; this is translated from the coding sequence ATGGCTCTCTTACCCCGCCTCAAACCTCAAGCGCTTCACAACGCCGTCCGCGCCCTGCGGCATCGCAACTATCGGCTGTTCTTCTACGGGCAGGGCATCTCGCTCATGGGCACGTGGCTTCAGCAGGTCGCGCTGCCGTGGCTGACGTTTCGCATCACCGGCTCGGCGTTCATGCTCGGACTCGTCGGCTTTTTAAGTCAGGCCCCGATTCTCGCGCTGGGCCCGATCGCCGGCGTCGTCAGCGATCGCGTCCGCCGGCATCGCCTCATCATGGTCACGCAGACGCTGGCCATGATTCAGGCCTTCGTCCTCGCCGCGCTGACCTTGAGCGGGCACATTCAAGTGTGGCAGATCATCGTGCTGAGCATCACGCTCGGCTGCATCGCCGCCTTCGACATCCCCAGCCGCCAGGCCTTCATGCTTCAGATGATCGACGACCGGCAGGACATCGGCAACGCCATCGCGCTCAACAGCTCGCTGGTGAACCTGGCGCGCATGATCGGCCCGGCGATCGGCGCGGCCCTGATCGGCGTGGCCGGCGAAGGCGTCTGCTTCGCCATCAACGGCGCGACGTACATCGCCGCCATCGCCGCGCTCATGATGATGCGGCTCAATCCCGTCGCCATCGCCCGCAAAAAAGAATCGCTCTTCGCCTCGTTTCGCGATGGTTTTGACTTCACTTACGGTTTCCCCCCGATCCGGGCGCTGATGCTTCTATTGACCATGGCGAGCATCACCGGCATGTGCTTCACCACGCTCATGCCCGTCTACGCCAAGGACATCCTCGGCGGCGACGAATCGACGTACAGCTTTCTCATGGGCGCCTCGGGCCTCGGCGCGCTCATCGGGGCCGGCTATCTGACGATGCGCCCGGGCGTGCTGGGACTGGGCAAATTCCTGCCGATGGGCTGCGGACTGCTCGGCGTGTCGATGATCGTCTTTTCGATGACGAGCAACATTTACGTCGCCGCGCTGATGCGCTTGTTCGGGTCGATGGGAATCGTCACGCAGATGGCCGCCAGCAACACGATTCTTCAGACGGTCGTCGATGACGAGCGGCGGGGGCGCGTGATGAGCTTCTTCTCGATGGCGTTCATCGGCATGGCGCCGTTCGGAGCGCTGCTCGGCGGATTCCTCGCCGAGCCCGAACATCTGGGGCCGCGCTGGACCGTGATGTGCGTCGGCATCGTCTCGCTCGTCGCCGCCGGACTTTTCCTGACGCAGTTCCGCCGCCTCCGCGCCCTGATGCTCCCGGTGTACGCCAAGCTCGGCCATCACCTTCCCCAGCCCGTCGAGGTCGAAGCGGACGACGCCTGA
- the ruvB gene encoding Holliday junction branch migration DNA helicase RuvB translates to MAKQRIISAAPVDDMEDKATQTLRPQRMNEYVGQPTLVEKLSIALHASKQRGEAMEHVLLHGPPGLGKTTLSHVIANEMGAHLTVTAGPALTKGSDLVGTLTKLQKHDVLFIDEIHRLPVALEEYLYSAMEDFKVEFVVDSGMHAKTITLPLAPFTLIGATTRAGLLSGPMRSRFGITHHLEFYSERDLLSILARSARLLGIEKAAEDALAIIAARSRGTPRVANRLLRRVRDFAQIKCAGRFDTKTVNDALSLEGVDALGLDEIDRMYLTTIADIYRGGPVGLEAIAATLNEDAGTLEDMVEPYLLQLGFLARTRRGRQLTRRAVEHMGLSISPPDDDGLFEEA, encoded by the coding sequence ATGGCCAAACAGCGCATCATCTCCGCCGCCCCCGTCGATGACATGGAGGACAAAGCGACGCAGACGCTGCGCCCGCAGCGGATGAACGAATACGTCGGCCAGCCCACGCTCGTCGAAAAACTCTCCATCGCGCTCCACGCCTCCAAACAGCGCGGCGAAGCCATGGAGCACGTCCTCCTGCACGGCCCGCCCGGCCTGGGCAAAACGACCCTCAGCCACGTCATCGCCAACGAAATGGGCGCCCACCTGACCGTCACCGCCGGCCCCGCCCTCACCAAGGGCTCCGACCTCGTCGGCACGCTCACGAAGCTGCAAAAACACGATGTGCTCTTCATCGATGAAATCCACCGGCTCCCCGTCGCGCTCGAGGAATATCTCTACTCGGCGATGGAGGATTTCAAGGTCGAGTTCGTCGTCGATTCGGGCATGCACGCCAAAACCATCACCCTCCCGCTCGCCCCGTTCACATTGATCGGCGCGACGACGCGCGCCGGTCTTCTGTCCGGCCCGATGCGCTCGCGCTTCGGCATCACGCATCACCTGGAGTTCTACTCCGAGCGCGACCTGCTTTCGATCCTCGCACGCAGCGCCCGCCTGCTCGGCATCGAAAAAGCTGCCGAGGATGCGCTGGCCATCATCGCCGCCCGCAGCCGCGGCACGCCGCGCGTCGCCAATCGTCTGCTCCGACGCGTGCGCGATTTCGCGCAGATCAAATGCGCCGGCCGATTCGACACCAAAACCGTCAACGACGCCCTGTCCCTCGAAGGCGTCGATGCGCTGGGCCTCGATGAAATCGATCGCATGTACCTGACCACCATCGCCGACATCTACCGCGGCGGGCCCGTCGGCCTCGAAGCCATCGCCGCCACGCTCAACGAAGACGCCGGCACGCTCGAAGACATGGTCGAGCCCTACCTGCTCCAGCTCGGCTTCCTCGCCCGCACGCGCCGCGGTCGTCAACTGACGCGCCGGGCCGTCGAACATATGGGCCTCTCCATCTCGCCCCCCGATGACGACGGGCTGTTTGAAGAAGCATGA
- a CDS encoding YqgE/AlgH family protein yields the protein MPSLKGQLLIAAPGLVDPNFAQAVVFMVQHNREGAMGLIINRATETPLAEVWEQFSEEPTKLELLLHSGGPCEGPLMVLHTHRPLADLHVTGPLHFSSSEDHVRSLVSEGVTPAKYIVGYAGWGPGQLEYEMKENAWLVAPATVELVLQSTEGLWQTLLENFALPLRPAGLDAAIVPEDPSVN from the coding sequence ATGCCGAGCTTGAAGGGACAGCTTCTGATTGCCGCGCCGGGATTGGTGGATCCGAATTTCGCGCAGGCGGTGGTGTTCATGGTGCAGCACAATCGCGAGGGGGCGATGGGGCTGATCATCAATCGGGCCACGGAGACGCCGCTTGCGGAAGTGTGGGAGCAGTTCAGCGAGGAGCCGACGAAGCTGGAGTTGCTGTTGCATTCGGGGGGTCCGTGCGAGGGGCCGCTGATGGTGCTGCATACGCACCGGCCGTTGGCGGATTTGCATGTGACGGGGCCGCTGCATTTTTCGAGTTCGGAGGATCATGTTCGGTCGCTGGTGTCGGAGGGGGTGACGCCGGCGAAGTACATTGTGGGTTATGCGGGATGGGGTCCGGGGCAGTTGGAATACGAGATGAAGGAGAATGCATGGCTCGTCGCGCCGGCGACGGTGGAGTTGGTGCTGCAATCGACGGAGGGGTTGTGGCAGACGCTATTGGAGAATTTCGCGTTGCCGCTGCGGCCGGCGGGGTTGGATGCGGCGATCGTGCCGGAGGATCCGAGCGTCAATTGA
- a CDS encoding ATP-binding cassette domain-containing protein, with protein sequence MISPIAPSRLCCTMNTTACAKFGSTNPGAAIRSCPFKLGMTHHTRLDHAGKSDIVRPMSDANRHAIVMRNVSVRRGEITILDNVDWTLPIGASCAILGPNGSGKTTLMRVVTGFMWATTGSVDILGNRLGQTDVRQLRREVSVVDPAAMFGVDEELSARDAVLTGCFGTLGLYDTPTPDQIEHADHLLITVGLAHRRDQRLGVMSTGEKRRALLARALIHLPRMLILDEPTAGLDVAGRERVLATVETLRKLHPDLTVIMVTHHVEELSPRTDQVLLLSAGRIAAVGRPEHTITPERLTSVFGCRVFVQRRSGRWWLEVLPEAWLDFAADQPT encoded by the coding sequence ATGATCAGCCCCATCGCCCCCTCGCGATTGTGCTGCACCATGAACACCACCGCCTGCGCGAAATTCGGATCCACCAATCCCGGCGCGGCAATCAGAAGCTGTCCCTTCAAGCTCGGCATGACTCATCATACGCGCCTCGATCATGCCGGGAAATCTGATATCGTGAGGCCGATGAGTGATGCGAACAGGCATGCTATCGTGATGCGAAACGTCAGCGTGCGCCGCGGCGAGATCACGATTCTCGACAACGTCGACTGGACGCTGCCCATCGGCGCATCGTGCGCGATCCTCGGGCCAAACGGGTCCGGCAAGACCACGCTCATGCGCGTCGTCACCGGGTTCATGTGGGCCACGACCGGCTCCGTCGACATCCTCGGCAATCGCCTCGGCCAGACCGATGTGCGTCAGCTTCGCCGCGAAGTCTCCGTCGTCGATCCCGCCGCGATGTTCGGCGTCGATGAGGAACTGTCCGCTCGCGACGCCGTCCTCACCGGCTGCTTCGGCACGCTCGGCCTCTACGACACGCCCACGCCCGACCAGATCGAGCACGCCGACCATCTGCTCATAACCGTCGGCCTCGCGCACCGCCGCGATCAGCGCCTCGGCGTCATGAGCACCGGCGAAAAACGCCGCGCCCTTCTCGCCCGTGCCCTCATTCACCTGCCGCGCATGCTCATCCTCGACGAGCCCACCGCCGGCCTCGACGTCGCCGGCCGCGAGCGCGTCCTCGCCACCGTCGAAACCCTCCGCAAACTCCACCCCGACCTGACCGTCATCATGGTCACGCATCACGTCGAAGAACTGAGCCCCCGCACCGATCAGGTCCTGCTCCTCAGCGCCGGCCGCATCGCCGCTGTCGGCCGCCCCGAGCACACCATCACGCCCGAGCGGCTGACCTCCGTCTTCGGCTGCCGCGTCTTCGTCCAGCGCCGCTCCGGCCGATGGTGGCTCGAAGTCCTCCCCGAAGCGTGGCTCGATTTCGCCGCTGATCAACCAACTTGA
- a CDS encoding DUF4011 domain-containing protein, translated as METGPKEINIAEALESCRRPLLDTGGRSRLINFPINGRKTKRWLRIIGENPNQVFDRLVIRNQSFSFEALPKQTLHDNEESPLIRPDGEPTFAVDQTDGALQVDRDEAVLDGCLETIAREARSCIDETGVNMLYLSIGMLEWFQASSAQEPTYAPLILIPVELKKEFSERRGRYIYPVRHNGQELLSNLSLAKRLEDDFGLKMPLLEGGQSPSEYFSAIQRDVLAHQTRWRTLDHIVLAFFRFQKQLLYLDLDPRNWSNSDGKVDNAQIRKVFEGVDRGGDDVTRREDEKIDSHRTAQDMLIVMDADSSQHSALCDIAEGHDLVIEGPPGTGKSQTIINAIASSIASGKTVLFVAEKLAALKVVYDRMKDHGLEDLCLNLHSDQATPKLVFDDLGRRLDARFRSPHQLDAVRRDLMRKRQSLDAYLKATAKPAGPLKLPLHDVFWRAAKLAGRGAPLLRDECNSAISRDIFNDSITVLTALARHIDELGPLRDCPWWGFECRRLPQADIPLLASHLQRMLNSATALSQQSEVLDDLVGSRVEWYSSLHKVGVAQLKVLDEVTAEVDARLCRHIADPSRAQAARDLKRELEDFLAMDAKATAASTTDWPKCESHADQFVTLFRDRFKKPIGTDATLENLTGWRSRLSQSLELLDRLASLMDQLHSLGFRRATSLSQTRLVVDLYRLITDDRVLNSHGVCENLLLASTEHDFVRAREQQRHLQTRHDKISEVFVVSDVPDREALGALRRTMRPYVKRWHRWLWGEYRRARAELMRFLVPDAKREVALWVSTLDELDKWQTDTDNFAADPHLVNGLGPAFKGWDTRWDDLEHLVRWGKTLASRGIEGTHAISLVKRCNQAESRPHLTVLQALVRQLDHELAELPPTIFGVSNTTELCQLQFETLRSLLSHWRVEIESLLEATTGLRQEQTSTLGQLDLAAKCVVRAAELKRAIDESSRFRHALPEFFVGTQTPVAVLDAALNMIDRLSPLHMSVVVLQWLFDADPTQHAAALHAGLDEWMNRRDKWSKRVDESAAFGECDPEWFGVWGSSQESEPPALIRRLLGNLDILPTWIEFCRSRDRCGEIGLSPYIQAVADNQLKPNQLVASFDRTVHDLVARQETERDECLRNFSRLEHEQARADFAKLDRELIRLQCEQVRWMAGNRRPPDGVSTGHVGNYTQMGLIRHEVSKQRRHCSLRDLVRRAGEALAAIKPCWMMSPLSVAQFIEPGALVFHVLIMDEASQIKPEDALGSVARAEQVVVVGDPKQMPPSSWMERSSGNGADDDDEADEKTLADDNESILEWGMSAYRRVRRLKWHYRSQHESLIAFSNDRFYDRELVIFPAPGTRKDALGLRFHHVPEGRWEKRSNIIEAQHIARAVINHAHKDPKASLGIATFNAPQMEMIQEELDRLLRNNSDARHMVEHLMSHHEPLFIKNVENLQGDERDVIFISYTYGPDAGGIFAQRFYPINTDKGWRRFNVLITRARQRIEVFTSMLPENITGGQQRPFGVQCMRDYLTYVQSGKLVDAGTPTGRPPDSDFEVAVAHAVQRMGFGVHAQVGVAGYFVDLGVLVPSGEGDYLLGIECDGATYHSAKSARDRDRLRQEVIEKRDWSLHRIWSTDWFRNQASEEARLQKALDRLMAVRRANI; from the coding sequence ATGGAGACCGGGCCCAAAGAGATCAATATCGCAGAAGCGCTGGAAAGTTGCCGCCGACCACTTCTGGACACCGGAGGGCGCAGCCGGCTAATTAATTTTCCAATCAATGGTCGCAAAACGAAACGCTGGCTTCGTATCATTGGCGAAAACCCGAATCAAGTATTCGATCGGCTGGTGATACGCAATCAGTCATTTTCTTTCGAGGCCCTGCCGAAACAGACTCTACATGACAACGAGGAGAGTCCTTTGATTCGGCCCGATGGAGAGCCCACATTTGCCGTTGATCAGACGGACGGCGCGCTTCAGGTGGACCGTGACGAAGCCGTTCTGGATGGATGCCTTGAGACAATCGCCCGTGAGGCTCGGTCCTGCATCGATGAAACGGGCGTCAACATGCTCTATTTGTCCATAGGAATGCTTGAATGGTTTCAAGCAAGTAGCGCACAAGAGCCGACTTATGCCCCTTTGATTCTAATCCCCGTCGAACTAAAAAAGGAGTTTTCAGAGAGGCGAGGGCGGTATATCTATCCCGTTCGACACAATGGGCAGGAACTTCTATCGAACCTTTCGTTGGCGAAGCGTCTGGAGGATGATTTTGGCTTAAAAATGCCGCTGTTAGAAGGCGGGCAATCGCCCTCCGAGTATTTTTCTGCAATCCAACGGGATGTGCTGGCCCATCAAACGCGTTGGAGAACTTTGGACCACATCGTGCTCGCATTCTTTCGTTTCCAGAAGCAGCTGCTCTATCTCGATCTAGACCCAAGAAATTGGTCAAACTCGGATGGCAAAGTTGATAATGCTCAGATTCGGAAGGTATTCGAGGGTGTAGATCGTGGCGGCGACGATGTGACGCGACGCGAGGACGAAAAGATCGACAGTCATCGCACCGCTCAAGACATGCTAATAGTCATGGACGCGGACAGTTCACAACACTCTGCATTGTGCGATATCGCCGAGGGACATGATTTGGTAATCGAAGGTCCTCCCGGAACCGGGAAGAGTCAAACGATTATCAACGCAATCGCGTCATCAATCGCATCGGGAAAAACAGTACTCTTTGTCGCAGAAAAGCTCGCGGCACTCAAGGTTGTGTACGATCGCATGAAGGACCACGGGTTAGAAGATCTTTGCCTGAACCTGCACAGCGATCAGGCGACACCGAAGCTAGTCTTTGACGATTTAGGTCGGCGCCTCGACGCGAGATTTAGAAGTCCACACCAGTTAGATGCCGTCCGGCGCGACCTGATGAGAAAGCGCCAATCGCTCGATGCTTATCTCAAGGCCACAGCAAAACCAGCCGGACCGCTTAAGTTGCCGCTGCATGATGTGTTCTGGCGCGCAGCAAAGTTGGCCGGCCGAGGAGCGCCTTTGCTGCGAGACGAATGCAATTCGGCAATCTCGCGCGACATATTCAACGATTCGATAACTGTTCTCACCGCGTTAGCGCGTCATATTGACGAACTGGGACCGCTGCGGGACTGTCCGTGGTGGGGATTTGAATGCCGGCGTTTGCCTCAAGCAGACATACCGCTCCTAGCCAGTCATTTGCAAAGGATGTTAAACTCGGCGACCGCGCTATCTCAGCAATCTGAAGTGCTGGATGATCTCGTCGGTTCGCGTGTCGAGTGGTACTCCTCATTGCACAAGGTGGGCGTGGCACAGTTGAAGGTACTCGACGAAGTGACGGCTGAGGTCGATGCTCGGCTATGTCGGCATATCGCCGATCCGTCGCGCGCTCAGGCGGCAAGGGATTTGAAGAGAGAACTCGAAGATTTTTTAGCGATGGATGCGAAAGCAACGGCAGCTTCAACAACCGACTGGCCGAAGTGTGAATCGCACGCCGATCAGTTCGTGACCCTATTTCGCGATCGATTTAAGAAGCCGATCGGGACAGACGCCACATTGGAGAACCTTACGGGTTGGCGGAGTCGACTGAGTCAATCTCTTGAACTGCTAGATCGACTCGCGTCACTGATGGATCAATTGCACTCGTTGGGATTTCGCCGAGCGACAAGCCTTTCACAAACACGCCTAGTTGTCGATCTTTACCGGCTCATTACCGACGACCGGGTACTCAATAGTCACGGCGTATGTGAGAATCTGTTGCTGGCTTCGACAGAGCACGATTTTGTCCGAGCACGGGAACAGCAGCGACATCTCCAAACTCGGCACGACAAGATTAGCGAGGTCTTCGTCGTATCGGATGTGCCAGATCGAGAAGCTCTTGGCGCTCTGCGTCGCACGATGCGGCCATATGTCAAGCGTTGGCATCGATGGCTTTGGGGTGAGTATCGAAGAGCACGTGCTGAACTGATGCGGTTTCTTGTACCTGACGCGAAACGTGAGGTGGCATTGTGGGTATCGACCCTCGATGAATTGGACAAGTGGCAAACCGATACGGATAATTTCGCCGCCGATCCGCATCTCGTCAATGGGCTTGGTCCTGCATTCAAGGGATGGGACACACGCTGGGATGACTTGGAGCACTTGGTACGGTGGGGAAAGACCTTGGCCTCGCGAGGAATCGAAGGCACACACGCAATATCGTTGGTTAAGCGCTGCAATCAAGCAGAGTCGCGACCGCATTTGACGGTGCTACAAGCGCTAGTGCGCCAACTAGATCACGAACTTGCGGAATTGCCTCCGACGATTTTCGGCGTAAGCAATACTACTGAACTATGTCAGCTTCAATTTGAGACGCTTCGCTCGCTACTGTCGCATTGGCGTGTGGAAATTGAGTCACTACTTGAAGCTACGACCGGGCTTCGGCAAGAGCAAACAAGTACATTGGGACAACTCGACTTAGCGGCAAAGTGCGTCGTCCGCGCTGCGGAATTGAAACGAGCAATCGACGAATCCAGCCGGTTCCGTCATGCGCTGCCCGAATTCTTCGTCGGAACGCAGACACCGGTTGCTGTGTTGGATGCGGCGCTGAACATGATTGATCGCCTGTCGCCTTTGCATATGTCTGTTGTCGTATTGCAATGGCTCTTCGACGCTGATCCGACACAGCACGCAGCAGCGCTACATGCTGGCCTGGATGAGTGGATGAACCGTCGTGATAAATGGTCAAAACGAGTAGACGAGAGCGCAGCGTTCGGAGAATGTGACCCTGAATGGTTCGGAGTTTGGGGTAGTTCTCAAGAAAGCGAGCCGCCGGCCCTTATTCGACGCCTATTGGGAAATTTGGATATTTTGCCGACATGGATCGAGTTTTGCCGCTCGCGTGACCGGTGCGGTGAGATCGGCCTTTCTCCATATATTCAAGCGGTCGCCGACAATCAGCTTAAACCAAACCAGCTTGTGGCATCCTTTGATCGAACCGTGCATGACCTTGTTGCGCGGCAGGAAACTGAACGCGACGAGTGTTTGCGAAACTTTTCTCGCTTGGAACATGAACAGGCGCGCGCCGACTTCGCCAAGTTGGATCGCGAGTTGATACGGCTGCAGTGCGAGCAAGTGCGATGGATGGCTGGTAATCGACGGCCGCCGGATGGCGTGAGCACCGGTCACGTGGGGAATTACACGCAAATGGGATTGATTCGGCACGAGGTCTCAAAACAGAGACGGCATTGCTCATTGCGCGATTTGGTGCGTCGGGCTGGTGAGGCTTTGGCAGCGATCAAGCCTTGCTGGATGATGAGTCCGCTTTCGGTCGCGCAGTTCATCGAGCCCGGCGCTCTCGTCTTTCATGTGCTAATTATGGACGAGGCATCGCAAATCAAACCAGAGGATGCGTTGGGCTCTGTCGCTCGGGCAGAACAAGTGGTGGTCGTCGGCGATCCGAAACAGATGCCACCGTCCAGTTGGATGGAACGGTCCAGCGGCAACGGTGCGGACGATGATGATGAGGCGGACGAAAAGACACTAGCTGATGACAATGAATCAATCCTCGAGTGGGGGATGAGCGCATACCGTAGAGTGCGGCGGTTGAAGTGGCATTACCGATCACAGCATGAGAGCTTGATCGCGTTCTCCAATGACAGGTTTTACGATCGCGAACTGGTGATCTTCCCGGCTCCAGGTACTCGCAAAGACGCGTTGGGATTGAGGTTCCACCATGTTCCGGAGGGAAGATGGGAAAAGCGTAGCAATATTATTGAGGCGCAGCACATTGCTCGGGCTGTAATCAATCACGCTCACAAAGATCCGAAGGCCAGCCTAGGTATTGCAACGTTCAATGCACCGCAAATGGAGATGATTCAGGAAGAACTCGACAGGCTGCTTCGTAACAATAGCGATGCCCGCCATATGGTTGAACATCTGATGTCCCACCATGAGCCACTGTTTATCAAAAATGTCGAAAATCTACAAGGCGATGAGCGTGATGTAATATTCATTTCTTATACCTATGGGCCGGACGCAGGAGGCATCTTCGCCCAACGTTTCTATCCGATAAACACAGATAAAGGGTGGCGGCGGTTTAATGTTCTGATCACTCGTGCGCGGCAGCGGATTGAAGTCTTTACTTCAATGCTTCCGGAAAACATTACTGGCGGACAACAACGTCCGTTTGGCGTCCAATGTATGCGAGATTACTTGACATATGTACAGAGCGGGAAGCTCGTGGACGCAGGCACGCCAACGGGGCGCCCTCCTGATTCGGACTTCGAGGTTGCAGTCGCACATGCGGTGCAGCGGATGGGATTTGGTGTCCACGCACAAGTTGGCGTCGCGGGCTATTTCGTCGATCTCGGAGTGCTCGTACCCAGCGGCGAAGGGGATTATTTGTTGGGCATCGAATGTGACGGCGCGACCTACCATTCAGCGAAATCCGCGCGCGACAGAGACCGACTTCGCCAAGAGGTAATTGAGAAACGCGACTGGTCTCTCCATCGCATCTGGTCAACAGATTGGTTCCGAAACCAAGCTAGCGAGGAAGCACGATTGCAAAAAGCGTTGGACCGACTGATGGCAGTCCGGCGTGCAAACATTTGA